The following nucleotide sequence is from Streptomyces leeuwenhoekii.
GGCGGGTCCTACAGGCCGTAGCGCTCGCGCGCCTCCTTCACGGCCGTCGCCTTGACCTCGCCGCGCTTGGCGAGCTGGGCCAGGGCCGCGACCACGATCGACTCGGCGTCGACGCCGAAGTGGCGGCGGGCCGCCTCACGGGTGTCCGACAGACCGAAGCCGTCGGCGCCCAGCGAGGACCAGTCCTGCTCCACCCACTGCGCGATCTGGTCCGGGACCTGGCGCATGTAGTCGGAGACGGCCAGCACCGGGCCCTCGGCGCCCTGGAGCGCCTGGCGGACGTACGGCACCCGCTCCTCGCCGCGCAGCAGGGCGGCGTCGGCCTCCATCGCGTCGCGGCGCAGCTCGGTCCAGGAGGTCGCGGACCACACGTCGGCGGCCACGCCCCACTCCTCGGTGAGCATCTTCTGCGCCTTGAGCGCCCAGTGGATCGCCGTGCCCGAGCCCAGGAGCTGGATGCGCGGGGCACCCGCCGCCGGGGTCAGGCCCGCGGACTCCGCCGTGTTGAAGCGGTACAGGCCCTTGACGATGCCCTCGTCGATGCCGAGGCCGGCCGGCTTGGCGGGCTGCGGCAGCGGCTCGTTGTAGACCGTCAGGTAGTAGAAGACGTTCTGGTCCTCGCCCTCCTTGGCCTCGCCGTACATCCGGCGCAGACCCTCGCGGACGATGACGGCGACCTCGTAGGCGAACGCCGGGTCGTACGTCAGCGACGCGGGGTTGGTCGCCGCGATCACCGGGGTGTGGCCGTCGGCGTGCTGCAGGCCCTCACCGGTCAGGGTGGTGCGGCCGGCGGTGGCGCCGATCAGGAAGCCGCGGCCGAGCTGGTCGCCGAGCTGCCACATCTGGTCGGCCGTGCGCTGCCAGCCGAACATCGAGTAGAAGATGTAGAACGGGATCATCGGCTCGCCGTGCGTCGCGTACGACGTGGAGGCGGCGATGAAGTCGGCCATCGAGCCGGCCTCGGTGATCCCCTCGTTGAGGATCTGGCCGTTCTTGGCTTCCTTGTAGTACATGAGCTGGTCGCGGTCGACCGGCTCGTACGTCTGGCCCTTGGGCGAGTAGATGCCCAGCGACGGGAAGAGCGACTCCATGCCGAAGGTGCGCGCCTCGTCGGGGACGATCGGCACCCAGCGCTTGCCGGTCTCCTTGTCGCGGACCAGGTCCTTGATCAGGCGGACGAACGCCATCGTGGTCGCGACGTTCTGCGAGCCGGAGCCCTTGTCGAAGGCGGCGAACGCCTTCTCGGCCGGGGCGGGCAGCGCCGGGACCGGGTGCACGCGGCGGGCCGGGGCCGGACCGCCGAGGGCGGCGCGGCGCTCCTGGAGGTAGCGGACCTCGGGGGAGTCGGCGCCCGGGTG
It contains:
- the aceE gene encoding pyruvate dehydrogenase (acetyl-transferring), homodimeric type yields the protein MTDPNAIQPSELDQLPDRDPEETAEWQASLDAVAQAAGPHRAAYLMRRTLERAEGAGIALPKLLETDYVNTIPTAAEPAVDGDEEMEARITAWNRWNAAAMVTRGSKYGVGGHIATFASAAWLYETGFNHFFRGKEADGSGDQLFIQGHASPGIYARAFLDGRLGEDHLDNFRRETGGNGLPSYPHPRRLPWLWEFPTVSMGLGPLSAIYQARFNRYLTARGIKDTSASHVWAFLGDGEMDEPESTAALALASREGLDNLTFVINCNLQRLDGPVRANFKIVQELEAQFRGAGWNVVKTLWGSAWDELFQLDTTGALVRRLREVPDAQIQTYQTRDAAYIREDFFGKDPALAEMAKLLSDDKILECFHVSRGGHEPRKVYAAYRAALAHKGAPTVILAQTVKGHTLGEGFASKNANHQMKKLTVDEFKAMRDRLNLPIKDSDFVDGVVPYGHPGADSPEVRYLQERRAALGGPAPARRVHPVPALPAPAEKAFAAFDKGSGSQNVATTMAFVRLIKDLVRDKETGKRWVPIVPDEARTFGMESLFPSLGIYSPKGQTYEPVDRDQLMYYKEAKNGQILNEGITEAGSMADFIAASTSYATHGEPMIPFYIFYSMFGWQRTADQMWQLGDQLGRGFLIGATAGRTTLTGEGLQHADGHTPVIAATNPASLTYDPAFAYEVAVIVREGLRRMYGEAKEGEDQNVFYYLTVYNEPLPQPAKPAGLGIDEGIVKGLYRFNTAESAGLTPAAGAPRIQLLGSGTAIHWALKAQKMLTEEWGVAADVWSATSWTELRRDAMEADAALLRGEERVPYVRQALQGAEGPVLAVSDYMRQVPDQIAQWVEQDWSSLGADGFGLSDTREAARRHFGVDAESIVVAALAQLAKRGEVKATAVKEARERYGL